The proteins below come from a single Alkalispirillum mobile genomic window:
- a CDS encoding dihydrolipoyl dehydrogenase — protein sequence MREIEVDVAVIGAGSAGLRAYRNARQHADQVVLIEGGEYGTTCARVGCMPSKLLIAAAESAHHARGADKFGIRVSDVQVDGRAVMERVRTERDRFVGKATAMTRKIPEEDRLHGHARFEDRNTLRVGDDLRVRARSVVIATGSRPNVLPLFEGLGDRLVVNDDVFDWQVLPESVVVFGPGIIGLELGQALARLGVRIRMFGLGGFVGPLTDPDVKAMAEQHFQSEFPLDADARVESVARDGDAVVVRFQDADGEVREERFEYLLAATGRRPNVDQLAIENADLPMDDKGMPVYDRYTMQCSDTSVFIAGDANNYLPLLHEAADEGVIAGRNAARFPDVAPGHRHCPLSIVFTDPQIAMVGYARGELEEGSYAVGELDFSAQARARVMGEDHGLMRVYGSYADGRFLGAEIFGPRAEHMGHLLAWCQEQGMTVAEMIDKPYYHPVLEEGLRNALQQLQQALQEGRG from the coding sequence ATGCGCGAGATTGAAGTCGATGTGGCGGTCATTGGTGCGGGGTCCGCGGGGCTTCGCGCCTACCGCAACGCCCGGCAGCACGCGGACCAGGTGGTTCTGATCGAGGGCGGGGAGTACGGCACCACCTGCGCCCGGGTTGGGTGTATGCCCAGCAAGCTGCTCATCGCCGCGGCTGAATCGGCCCACCACGCCCGGGGCGCGGACAAGTTCGGCATCCGGGTCAGTGATGTCCAGGTGGACGGCCGCGCGGTAATGGAACGGGTCCGCACCGAGCGGGATCGCTTTGTCGGCAAGGCCACGGCGATGACCCGCAAGATCCCGGAGGAGGACCGGTTGCATGGGCACGCCCGGTTCGAGGACCGCAACACCCTGCGGGTGGGGGACGACCTGCGGGTCCGCGCCCGCAGCGTGGTCATTGCCACCGGTTCCCGCCCCAATGTGCTGCCCCTGTTCGAGGGTCTGGGTGATCGGCTGGTGGTCAACGACGATGTCTTTGACTGGCAGGTGCTGCCGGAGTCGGTGGTGGTTTTCGGCCCGGGCATCATCGGCCTGGAGCTGGGGCAGGCGCTGGCTCGCCTGGGTGTGCGCATTCGCATGTTCGGCCTGGGTGGTTTTGTTGGCCCGCTGACCGATCCGGACGTCAAGGCGATGGCGGAGCAGCACTTCCAGTCCGAGTTTCCGCTGGATGCCGACGCTCGGGTGGAGTCGGTGGCCCGCGACGGCGATGCAGTGGTAGTGCGCTTCCAGGATGCAGACGGTGAGGTGCGGGAAGAGCGCTTCGAGTACCTGCTCGCCGCCACCGGGCGCCGGCCTAATGTTGACCAACTGGCGATTGAGAACGCTGATCTGCCCATGGATGACAAGGGCATGCCGGTGTACGACCGCTACACCATGCAGTGCAGCGACACCAGCGTGTTTATCGCCGGCGATGCCAACAATTATCTGCCGTTGCTCCACGAGGCGGCAGACGAGGGCGTCATCGCCGGCCGAAATGCCGCCCGTTTCCCGGACGTGGCGCCCGGGCACCGCCATTGCCCGCTGAGCATTGTCTTCACGGACCCGCAGATTGCCATGGTGGGCTATGCCCGTGGCGAGTTAGAGGAGGGCAGCTACGCGGTGGGTGAGCTGGATTTCAGTGCCCAGGCCCGTGCCCGCGTGATGGGCGAGGACCACGGCCTGATGCGGGTTTACGGCAGTTACGCCGATGGCCGTTTCCTGGGCGCCGAGATCTTCGGCCCGCGAGCGGAACATATGGGCCACTTGTTGGCCTGGTGCCAGGAGCAGGGCATGACCGTAGCGGAGATGATCGACAAGCCCTATTACCACCCCGTGTTGGAGGAGGGGCTGCGTAACGCCCTGCAACAATTGCAGCAGGCCCTGCAGGAGGGGCGGGGTTAA
- a CDS encoding Crp/Fnr family transcriptional regulator, giving the protein MTKAQIKQMLADQAFFEGLDDAVLDLLAGHAGEKSLDKDEVLFERGDPASHFYLLQDGRITIEVPAIEGPSLEVQNLEAGEILGWSWLIPPFRWSFQARAEAPTRLVEFDGETIREQCEKHPELGYIVLKRFASLMSERLDAARRRMMDEWNPPGFA; this is encoded by the coding sequence GTGACCAAGGCACAGATCAAGCAGATGCTTGCCGACCAGGCGTTCTTCGAGGGTTTGGACGACGCCGTGTTGGACCTGCTGGCAGGGCACGCCGGCGAGAAGTCTCTGGACAAGGACGAGGTCTTGTTTGAGCGCGGAGACCCGGCCAGCCACTTCTACCTGCTGCAGGATGGCCGGATCACTATCGAGGTCCCTGCTATCGAGGGGCCCTCGCTGGAGGTCCAGAACCTGGAAGCGGGGGAGATTCTTGGCTGGTCCTGGCTGATCCCGCCGTTCCGTTGGAGCTTCCAGGCTCGCGCCGAAGCTCCCACCCGCCTGGTGGAGTTCGACGGGGAGACCATCCGCGAGCAGTGTGAGAAGCACCCGGAGTTGGGCTACATCGTGCTGAAACGCTTCGCCAGCCTGATGTCGGAGCGGCTGGACGCGGCCCGGCGCAGGATGATGGACGAGTGGAACCCGCCAGGCTTCGCCTGA
- a CDS encoding efflux RND transporter permease subunit produces the protein MVLSDISVKRPVLATVISMIIVVLGIASLSQLPVREYPDIDPPVVSVTTTYTGAAPQVIDNEITEVIESAVSGVDGIRNITSESRDGRGETTIEFRTTRDVDNAANDVRDAINRVLDDLPDGADQPVVAKADADARPMMWITLSSDTWSPEEVSDYADRFLVDRLSVLDGVSDIFIGGERRYAMRVWLDRRAMAARDITVADVEEALRANNVELPAGRVESTMRDLTVRTDTRLAEPEEFERLVIQRTDDYLVRLGEVAEVERGVEDDDTNLRMNDQTAIGLGILRQSQANTIAVSDRVQEEMERIQASLPDGMEMVIGYDQSVFVRDSIREVVRTLLIAVGLVILTIFIFLRSLRATLIPSVTIPVAVIGAFTVMAPLGFSINVLTLLALILAIGLVVDDAIVMLENIQRRIDDGEPPLLAAYRGARQVAFAIIATTVTLIAVFVPISFMEGNVGRLFTEFGFVLAAAVAFSSLVALTLAPMLCSKWLKSSSDQPGRLKQATDRAFDGLTNGYRWVLQRSLNMPVVVLGVAGLFAGTAITLFQALPQELTPTEDRGVFMVPAMAPEGATSRALDESLKEIEDLLAPLRDETGEAFRILSIGGFRGVGNRGFVIVGLSPWAERDRRQQDIVAEMMPQIMSVPGVQAFAVNPPGLGQSGFDQPVQFVIGGNEYGDVAEWGERVLERAREENPRLLNPDMDYEETRPQIQVSVNRERAADLDIPIDVIGSTLQTMMASRDVTTYLDRGREYDVMLQARDEARASPDDLSNIFIRSGVNSDLIPLSSLITLREEGAPPTLNRVDRLPAVTITASLADGYDLGSALEYLNQVAAEELPPESRISYLGLSDEFMETSGALMLTFALALLIVFLVLSAQFESFIHPLIILVAVPLAVTGALAALFVSGLTLNIYSQIGMILLIGLMAKNGILIVEFANQMRDKGLSVREAILEGATLRFRPVLMTAISTIFGALPLVMAFGAGAESRMAIGTVIIGGMSFASVLTLVVIPVLYDLLARFTTPVNAVAEELKALGAEEPATNR, from the coding sequence GTGGTTCTCTCCGACATCTCCGTCAAACGTCCGGTGCTGGCCACGGTGATCAGCATGATCATCGTCGTTCTTGGCATCGCCTCCTTGAGCCAACTGCCCGTCCGCGAGTATCCGGACATCGACCCGCCGGTCGTCTCGGTGACCACCACGTATACCGGGGCCGCACCCCAGGTCATCGATAACGAAATCACCGAGGTGATCGAGTCTGCGGTCAGTGGCGTGGACGGGATCCGCAACATCACCTCCGAAAGCCGCGACGGACGCGGCGAGACCACCATCGAGTTCCGCACCACCCGGGACGTGGACAACGCCGCTAACGATGTCCGTGATGCCATCAACCGGGTGCTGGATGATCTGCCCGATGGCGCCGATCAACCGGTGGTGGCGAAGGCAGACGCCGACGCCCGACCGATGATGTGGATCACCCTCAGCTCCGACACCTGGAGTCCGGAGGAGGTAAGCGACTACGCCGACCGCTTCCTGGTGGACCGACTCTCCGTGCTGGACGGTGTCTCCGACATCTTCATCGGCGGTGAGCGCCGCTACGCCATGCGCGTCTGGCTGGACCGACGTGCCATGGCCGCCCGGGACATCACCGTGGCCGATGTCGAGGAGGCCTTGCGCGCCAACAATGTGGAACTGCCCGCGGGCCGGGTGGAGTCCACCATGCGGGATCTCACCGTCCGTACCGACACCCGTCTGGCCGAGCCGGAGGAGTTCGAGAGGCTGGTGATCCAGCGCACCGACGATTACCTGGTGCGACTCGGAGAGGTGGCCGAGGTGGAGCGCGGGGTGGAGGACGATGACACCAACCTGCGTATGAATGACCAGACTGCCATCGGGCTGGGCATCCTGCGGCAGTCTCAGGCCAACACCATCGCCGTCTCCGACCGCGTGCAGGAGGAGATGGAACGCATTCAGGCGAGCCTGCCTGATGGCATGGAGATGGTCATCGGCTACGACCAGTCGGTGTTCGTCCGCGACTCCATCCGCGAGGTAGTGAGGACGCTGCTGATCGCAGTGGGTCTGGTGATCCTGACCATTTTCATCTTCCTGCGTAGCCTGCGCGCCACGCTGATCCCGTCGGTCACCATACCGGTAGCGGTCATCGGCGCCTTTACCGTGATGGCGCCGCTGGGCTTTTCAATCAACGTGCTGACGCTGCTCGCCCTCATTCTCGCCATCGGGCTGGTGGTGGATGATGCCATCGTCATGCTGGAGAACATCCAGCGGCGAATCGACGATGGTGAGCCACCCCTGCTCGCTGCTTATCGCGGCGCCCGCCAGGTGGCGTTTGCCATTATCGCCACCACCGTCACCTTGATTGCGGTGTTCGTGCCCATCTCATTCATGGAGGGCAACGTCGGCAGGCTGTTTACCGAGTTCGGCTTCGTGCTGGCGGCGGCGGTGGCGTTTTCGTCTCTGGTGGCCCTGACGCTGGCGCCAATGCTCTGCTCCAAGTGGCTGAAGAGCAGCAGTGACCAGCCCGGGCGGCTCAAGCAGGCCACTGACCGGGCATTTGACGGGCTGACCAATGGCTATCGTTGGGTGTTGCAGCGCTCCTTGAACATGCCGGTAGTGGTGCTGGGGGTGGCAGGGCTGTTCGCCGGCACCGCTATCACCCTGTTCCAGGCGCTGCCGCAGGAACTGACCCCCACCGAGGACCGAGGGGTGTTCATGGTGCCGGCCATGGCGCCGGAGGGCGCTACCTCCCGCGCTCTGGACGAGAGCCTGAAGGAGATTGAGGACCTGTTGGCCCCCCTGCGGGATGAGACCGGCGAGGCCTTCCGCATCCTCTCCATTGGCGGTTTCCGCGGGGTCGGTAACCGAGGTTTCGTGATTGTCGGTCTGTCACCCTGGGCGGAGCGGGATCGGCGGCAGCAGGACATCGTCGCCGAGATGATGCCGCAGATCATGAGTGTGCCCGGGGTCCAGGCCTTTGCCGTCAATCCGCCCGGGTTGGGGCAGAGTGGTTTTGATCAGCCGGTCCAGTTCGTGATCGGCGGCAACGAGTATGGTGACGTGGCCGAGTGGGGGGAGCGGGTGCTGGAACGGGCCCGGGAGGAGAACCCGCGCCTGCTCAACCCGGACATGGACTACGAAGAGACCCGACCGCAGATTCAGGTGAGTGTGAATCGTGAGCGCGCGGCCGATCTGGACATCCCGATCGATGTCATCGGCAGTACCCTGCAGACCATGATGGCCTCCCGCGACGTGACCACCTATCTCGACCGGGGCCGCGAGTACGACGTCATGCTGCAGGCCCGCGACGAGGCCCGCGCAAGCCCTGATGATCTCAGCAACATCTTCATCCGTTCCGGGGTCAACAGCGATCTGATCCCCCTCTCCAGTCTGATCACCCTGCGAGAGGAGGGGGCGCCGCCCACCCTGAACCGGGTGGACCGGCTGCCGGCAGTGACCATCACCGCCTCGCTGGCCGATGGCTACGACCTGGGCAGCGCCCTGGAATACCTGAACCAGGTGGCCGCGGAGGAGTTGCCGCCCGAGTCCCGGATCAGTTACCTGGGCCTTTCCGATGAGTTCATGGAGACCTCCGGGGCCCTGATGCTGACCTTCGCGCTGGCGCTGCTCATCGTCTTCCTGGTGCTGTCGGCGCAGTTCGAGAGCTTTATCCACCCGCTGATCATCCTGGTGGCCGTGCCACTGGCGGTGACCGGCGCACTCGCGGCATTGTTCGTCAGCGGGCTGACACTCAATATCTACAGCCAGATCGGCATGATCCTGCTGATCGGGCTGATGGCGAAGAACGGTATCCTGATCGTCGAGTTCGCCAATCAGATGCGCGACAAAGGGCTGTCGGTTCGGGAGGCGATACTGGAGGGGGCAACGCTGCGCTTCCGGCCGGTCTTGATGACTGCTATCTCGACCATCTTCGGTGCGCTGCCCCTGGTCATGGCCTTTGGTGCCGGCGCGGAGAGCCGCATGGCCATTGGCACCGTGATCATCGGCGGGATGAGCTTCGCCTCAGTGCTCACCCTGGTGGTCATCCCGGTGCTTTACGACCTGCTGGCCCGCTTTACCACGCCGGTCAACGCCGTGGCCGAGGAGTTGAAGGCGCTGGGCGCGGAGGAGCCGGCGACCAACCGCTGA
- a CDS encoding efflux RND transporter periplasmic adaptor subunit: MRIGLQVVVLAILLLLGGAAWYALILLGGEGDGDQRPSMAAAVQIAAVERQEILRTVESVGSTRALESVNVTPEVSGRVTTIHFQEGDRVSENEVLVSLDDSSYRARLAEALATYDDARAQFTRAERLRQTNNISQSELDQREAAMKVADAQVQVARAELRDRQIRAPFDGITGLREVSRGAYVNTDTVITTLDDLQQLRLDFSVPERFLPGLRAGMSVQVRSDGFDETFDGEVKRLDSRVNPVTRTLRIQAELDNEDGRLRPGMFMNVDLVLDRDPDALVVPEEALLLEGDRKYVYVWLPADEEDETDRVRQQAVSTGLRRGGTVQVTEGLEGDEYVVRSGLQRLRDGAEVRVLNPPDGDDDDAVAAASPAAGG; encoded by the coding sequence ATGCGTATTGGTTTACAGGTCGTTGTGCTCGCCATCCTGCTGCTACTGGGCGGCGCCGCCTGGTACGCGCTCATCCTGCTGGGTGGTGAAGGCGATGGCGATCAACGCCCGTCCATGGCGGCTGCCGTGCAGATCGCCGCCGTGGAACGTCAGGAGATCCTCCGAACCGTGGAGTCGGTGGGCTCCACCCGCGCCCTTGAGTCGGTGAACGTGACGCCCGAGGTGTCCGGCCGGGTCACTACCATCCATTTCCAGGAGGGCGACCGCGTCAGCGAAAATGAGGTGCTGGTCAGTCTGGATGACAGCAGTTACCGGGCGCGACTGGCGGAAGCCCTGGCCACTTACGATGATGCCCGGGCCCAGTTCACCCGGGCGGAGCGCCTGCGCCAGACCAACAACATCTCCCAGTCGGAACTGGACCAGCGCGAGGCGGCCATGAAGGTGGCTGATGCGCAGGTGCAGGTGGCCCGCGCGGAACTGCGGGATCGCCAGATTCGCGCGCCCTTCGACGGTATCACCGGGCTCCGCGAGGTGAGCCGTGGTGCATACGTCAATACCGATACTGTTATCACTACCCTGGACGACCTTCAGCAGCTGCGGCTCGACTTCTCCGTACCGGAGCGTTTTCTGCCGGGGCTGCGGGCAGGCATGTCGGTGCAGGTGCGCAGCGATGGCTTTGACGAGACCTTCGACGGGGAGGTGAAGCGGCTGGATAGCCGGGTGAATCCGGTGACCCGCACCCTGCGCATCCAGGCTGAACTGGACAATGAAGATGGCCGTCTGCGCCCTGGCATGTTCATGAACGTGGATCTGGTACTGGACCGCGACCCCGATGCCCTGGTGGTACCCGAAGAGGCCCTGTTGCTGGAGGGCGATCGCAAGTACGTGTATGTGTGGCTGCCGGCGGACGAGGAGGACGAGACGGACCGGGTTCGGCAACAGGCCGTGTCCACGGGCCTGCGCCGCGGGGGCACCGTGCAGGTCACCGAGGGCCTGGAAGGGGATGAATACGTCGTGCGTTCCGGTCTGCAGCGGCTACGTGACGGCGCCGAGGTGCGGGTGCTGAACCCGCCGGATGGAGATGACGACGACGCGGTCGCGGCAGCCAGCCCCGCCGCGGGAGGCTGA
- a CDS encoding EAL domain-containing protein: MTSENPECPGRASASAALGRLKQAALDISTTAVVLVDYRQSDQPVVYVNRAFEMLTGYAAAEVVGRNCRFLQGNGVDVDARELDKIRQALNEGDEGWAILANQCKDGTPFWNELQIAPLRDDRGAITHYVGYLSDITQLKSNEELLAHHFTHDTLTQLPNRQLLLDRTEQAIASANRTEQSVALVHLDLDQFHLVNEGLGRWAGDQVLVSIGERLRQNLRTSDTVARTSSDQFAILLTNLEQEADVAPACDCILQVVRRPVSLGEVGERSITASMGVAVYPRDGTTADALSEAAEVAMADAKRGGDNHYRYFTEELNRRAAERLRLEERLRVGLAEDRIQTWFQPKVDFQTGEVVGVEALVRWQDPEWGWITPDRFIPVAESVGLIDVVTERVIRACGQLHQRFQRACLSPIAFAINLSPRLFQRPDITRTLLHWFQEYQLPPERVFLEITESLLVDDEVLAGKVLHELRRNGISISLDDFGTGYSNLSYLRSIPVDELKIDKLFMGELTREVGNAAIVNSIIALGHNLGMRVVAEGVETEAQVRYLRARGCDLLQGYHFSPAVPADGLLEMRLENQVMATGSGQTDERRPTVLLVDDEPNVLKALRRVLTPEGYRILIAGSGEQALEVLALEQVEVLITDQRMPGMSGTELLSRVRRLYPDTLRIVLSGYAELESLTDAINQGAIYKYLTKPWEDDDLRALLREALRERVD, from the coding sequence ATGACATCGGAGAATCCGGAATGTCCGGGGCGCGCGTCAGCATCGGCAGCCCTGGGCCGCCTGAAGCAGGCCGCATTGGATATCAGCACGACCGCGGTGGTGTTGGTGGATTATCGGCAATCTGATCAGCCCGTGGTCTACGTCAACCGCGCCTTTGAGATGCTCACCGGTTACGCCGCGGCGGAGGTTGTGGGTAGAAACTGTCGCTTTCTTCAGGGAAACGGGGTGGATGTCGACGCGCGGGAACTGGACAAGATCCGCCAAGCGCTGAACGAAGGGGACGAGGGGTGGGCGATCCTGGCCAATCAGTGCAAGGACGGTACACCCTTCTGGAATGAGTTGCAGATCGCGCCGCTTCGGGATGATCGGGGCGCGATCACGCACTACGTGGGATACCTTTCCGATATCACGCAGTTGAAGAGCAACGAGGAGCTACTTGCCCACCATTTCACCCACGACACCCTCACCCAACTGCCGAACCGGCAACTGCTGCTGGACCGGACTGAGCAGGCCATTGCCAGTGCCAACCGCACCGAGCAATCGGTGGCGCTGGTCCACCTGGACCTGGACCAGTTTCATCTGGTCAACGAAGGCTTGGGCCGGTGGGCCGGTGACCAGGTATTGGTGAGTATCGGGGAGCGTCTGCGTCAGAACCTGCGCACTTCGGATACGGTGGCTCGGACCTCGTCTGACCAGTTCGCGATCCTGCTTACCAACCTCGAGCAGGAGGCAGACGTGGCGCCGGCCTGCGATTGCATCCTGCAGGTGGTAAGACGACCGGTCTCTCTGGGAGAGGTTGGTGAGCGGTCCATAACGGCCAGCATGGGGGTGGCGGTGTATCCCCGCGACGGTACCACGGCTGATGCGCTGAGTGAGGCGGCGGAAGTGGCCATGGCTGATGCCAAACGCGGCGGCGACAACCATTACCGCTACTTCACCGAGGAATTGAACCGGCGCGCAGCAGAACGACTGCGGCTGGAGGAACGGCTTCGTGTTGGACTCGCGGAAGACCGGATCCAGACCTGGTTCCAACCGAAGGTGGACTTTCAGACAGGGGAGGTGGTTGGTGTCGAGGCCCTCGTCCGTTGGCAGGATCCGGAATGGGGATGGATCACCCCTGACCGGTTCATCCCGGTGGCGGAGAGCGTAGGACTGATCGACGTCGTGACAGAGCGGGTGATCAGGGCGTGTGGCCAACTGCACCAACGGTTCCAGCGGGCCTGTCTGTCGCCAATTGCCTTTGCAATCAATCTCTCGCCGCGGCTCTTCCAGAGGCCGGACATCACCCGCACGCTGTTGCACTGGTTTCAGGAATACCAGTTACCTCCCGAGCGCGTCTTCCTCGAGATCACCGAGAGCCTGCTGGTAGACGATGAGGTCCTGGCTGGCAAGGTGCTGCATGAACTGCGGCGCAACGGGATCAGCATCTCGTTGGATGACTTCGGTACGGGCTACTCCAACCTCTCCTACCTGCGCTCGATACCGGTGGACGAGCTGAAGATCGACAAGTTGTTCATGGGCGAGTTGACCCGGGAGGTGGGTAACGCGGCTATCGTGAACAGTATCATCGCCCTGGGGCACAACCTGGGGATGCGGGTGGTCGCAGAGGGGGTGGAGACCGAAGCGCAGGTGCGTTATCTCCGGGCCCGGGGCTGCGACCTGCTGCAAGGCTACCACTTTAGCCCGGCGGTGCCGGCGGACGGGCTGCTGGAAATGCGCCTGGAGAACCAGGTAATGGCCACCGGGTCCGGTCAGACCGACGAGCGGCGGCCAACCGTGCTGCTGGTGGACGATGAGCCCAACGTGCTTAAGGCGCTGCGGCGGGTGCTGACGCCGGAGGGCTATCGCATCCTCATTGCGGGCAGCGGTGAGCAGGCCCTGGAGGTGCTGGCCTTGGAGCAGGTGGAGGTGCTGATCACCGATCAGCGCATGCCCGGGATGAGTGGCACGGAACTGCTCTCCCGCGTCCGGCGGCTCTACCCCGACACCCTGCGTATCGTGCTCAGCGGCTATGCTGAGCTGGAGAGCCTGACGGATGCGATTAACCAGGGGGCGATTTACAAGTACCTGACCAAGCCCTGGGAGGATGACGACCTGCGTGCCCTGCTGCGCGAGGCGCTTCGAGAGCGGGTCGATTAA
- a CDS encoding MTH1187 family thiamine-binding protein, whose translation MKVSVDLCVVPLGAGVSLGEYIAACERVLKEAGLAHELHPYGTNVEGDWDEVFAAVRRCHEVVHDMGAPRIFTTLKVGTRTDREQSMKDKVDSVRQHLGEA comes from the coding sequence ATGAAAGTAAGCGTAGACCTGTGTGTGGTGCCCCTGGGAGCGGGTGTTTCTCTGGGGGAGTACATCGCGGCGTGTGAGCGCGTGCTCAAGGAGGCGGGCCTGGCCCACGAGCTTCACCCTTACGGCACCAACGTGGAAGGCGACTGGGATGAGGTGTTCGCCGCCGTGCGCCGGTGCCATGAAGTGGTTCACGATATGGGCGCCCCCCGCATCTTTACCACGCTGAAGGTGGGAACGCGGACCGATCGGGAGCAGTCCATGAAAGACAAGGTCGATAGCGTGCGTCAGCATCTGGGCGAAGCATGA
- a CDS encoding KamA family radical SAM protein, with amino-acid sequence MSQMLPLRPVGRDGTFEARRFQVFTARNMDKIPGLDRMPEEERFAMRVVANVLPFRVNEYVINELIDWEKAPDDPIYQLTIPQRGMLAPELFDRMADVLRREAPREEVNRVAWEIRNELNPHPAGQMKLNVPEHEGDKLEGMQHKYNETVLFFPSQGQVCHSYCTFCFRWAQFVGDKDLQFASNEAEQLHAYLRSHHEVSDLLLTGGDPMVMKTKKLESYLDPLLSDDLAHVQTVRLGTKALTFWPYRFVTDKDADDLLRLFERLVNAGRHVALMAHYNHPQEISTPIAEEAIRRIRDTGVEIRAQGPLLAHINDDSAAWAELWRKQVRLGIIPYYMFVERDTGARHYFEVPLARAWEIYREAMKQVSGLSRTARGPSMSAGPGKVEVQGVAEVHGEKVFVLRFIQGRNPDWVQRPFFAKFDPEATWLDQLQPAFGEDKFFFQDEYDAMLASVESD; translated from the coding sequence ATGAGCCAAATGCTTCCGCTGCGTCCCGTTGGTCGGGATGGAACATTTGAAGCGCGTCGTTTCCAGGTGTTTACGGCCCGCAACATGGACAAGATTCCCGGGCTGGATCGGATGCCCGAGGAAGAGCGCTTTGCCATGAGAGTGGTGGCCAACGTGCTGCCCTTCCGTGTCAATGAGTACGTGATCAATGAGCTTATTGATTGGGAAAAAGCACCCGACGACCCGATTTACCAGCTCACCATCCCCCAGCGCGGTATGCTGGCCCCGGAGCTGTTCGACCGCATGGCCGACGTGCTGCGCCGCGAGGCCCCGCGCGAAGAGGTCAACCGCGTGGCCTGGGAGATCCGCAACGAGCTGAACCCCCATCCGGCGGGCCAGATGAAGCTCAACGTTCCGGAGCACGAGGGCGACAAGCTGGAGGGCATGCAGCACAAGTACAACGAGACGGTGCTGTTCTTCCCCAGCCAGGGCCAGGTGTGCCACTCCTACTGCACCTTCTGCTTCCGCTGGGCGCAGTTCGTCGGTGACAAGGACCTGCAGTTCGCCTCCAACGAGGCGGAGCAGCTGCACGCTTACCTGCGCTCGCACCACGAGGTCAGCGACCTGCTGCTCACCGGTGGCGACCCGATGGTCATGAAGACCAAGAAGCTGGAAAGCTACCTGGACCCACTGCTGTCCGACGACCTGGCGCACGTTCAGACGGTACGCCTCGGGACCAAGGCCCTGACCTTCTGGCCCTACCGTTTCGTCACTGACAAGGACGCGGACGATCTGCTGCGGCTGTTCGAGCGGTTGGTGAACGCGGGCCGCCACGTGGCGCTGATGGCGCACTACAACCATCCGCAGGAGATCTCCACCCCGATCGCCGAGGAGGCGATCCGGCGTATCCGTGATACCGGCGTGGAGATTCGTGCCCAGGGCCCGCTGCTGGCGCACATCAACGACGACAGCGCGGCCTGGGCCGAGCTGTGGCGCAAGCAGGTCCGGTTGGGCATTATCCCCTATTACATGTTTGTCGAGCGCGACACCGGCGCCCGCCACTACTTCGAGGTGCCTTTGGCGCGCGCCTGGGAGATCTACCGCGAGGCCATGAAGCAGGTGTCCGGCCTGAGCCGCACCGCCCGCGGGCCCTCCATGAGCGCCGGCCCCGGCAAGGTGGAGGTCCAGGGTGTGGCCGAAGTGCACGGCGAGAAAGTGTTCGTGCTCCGCTTCATTCAGGGGCGCAACCCGGACTGGGTGCAGCGGCCCTTCTTTGCCAAGTTCGATCCCGAGGCCACCTGGCTGGATCAGTTGCAACCGGCCTTTGGCGAGGATAAGTTCTTCTTTCAGGATGAGTACGACGCCATGCTGGCGTCCGTAGAGTCCGACTAA